A genome region from Ligilactobacillus cholophilus includes the following:
- a CDS encoding helix-turn-helix domain-containing protein, whose amino-acid sequence MIEEKELIEEIREACNHNEWLIIKQYLAGKNVTEIARQLNVSRTTIYQHRKRLRNKLLRIFENKS is encoded by the coding sequence TTGATTGAAGAGAAAGAACTTATTGAAGAAATCCGTGAAGCGTGTAATCACAATGAGTGGTTAATTATTAAACAATATCTTGCAGGAAAGAATGTTACTGAAATTGCACGGCAATTAAATGTCTCACGAACAACGATTTATCAGCATCGCAAACGCCTTCGAAATAAGTTATTACGAATTTTTGAAAATAAATCATAA
- a CDS encoding DUF2922 domain-containing protein has product MKKLDLGFRSATKNTTHHLQLKYVKDELDVDVIKEAMNQIAELGIFANKNGEAIYAKPVSASYVDTTEEVLFSEDMNENA; this is encoded by the coding sequence ATGAAAAAATTAGATTTAGGATTTCGCTCAGCAACAAAGAACACAACACATCATTTACAATTAAAATATGTGAAAGATGAATTAGATGTTGATGTAATTAAAGAAGCAATGAATCAAATTGCAGAATTAGGAATTTTTGCAAATAAGAACGGCGAAGCAATTTACGCTAAACCAGTTTCAGCTAGTTATGTAGATACAACTGAAGAAGTCTTATTTTCAGAAGATATGAATGAAAATGCATAG